In a single window of the Streptomyces sp. CGMCC 4.7035 genome:
- a CDS encoding AIPR family protein, whose protein sequence is MVSVQSNDQRLLERILEDQHRKLAPDKSRDDFFTFFAADKALQDWDLDNDEITDGIVDGAHDCGIDGIWTFVDERYITADAHQFLPPRAGKIELVILQAKNSSGYQESVIEKLHFHLPALLDMGREEEDLVPHTNAKLLERTRRFLHILEELASSFPQVHIKVIYANKSAETPHPNVKAKGDRLRRELAKITSDTRADLEYLNAADLRERTARGAKAVAQLVFTETPMSTSLGEGYVCLARLDEYYRFITSDNEALRLELFESNVRDYAGSTAVNNAIGETLRSGTGEDFWWFNNGVTVVADAAQIAGKKIVVREPQIVNGLQTSHEIYSYFQNGGQHRDRSLLVKIVVAPESGTARDRIIRATNSQTQLPAGALRATESIQKDIEESLGHAGGYYYERRASYYRNLGFPLDRVVSMARLAREFTAFVLREPHTALRHSDALLLDDQHYAQIFSPRHDLDIYRLCLDVHTRLRTFLTRYAEDRPLLGDSLENWLYPLAAMSAYTLTRLRQPSPRDLLNIDLDHLSDDLMFRMTGTLEQNFKSVLRRNKAGGVDRIARTADFTTKIRQAVVSQSRYHIEG, encoded by the coding sequence GTGGTGTCGGTGCAGAGCAATGATCAGCGGCTGCTGGAGCGCATCTTGGAGGACCAGCATCGTAAGCTCGCGCCGGACAAGAGCCGGGACGACTTCTTCACGTTCTTCGCCGCGGATAAGGCTCTGCAGGACTGGGACCTGGACAACGACGAGATCACGGACGGCATCGTCGACGGTGCGCACGACTGCGGAATTGACGGTATCTGGACGTTCGTGGACGAGCGCTACATCACCGCTGACGCGCATCAGTTCCTTCCGCCACGTGCTGGCAAGATCGAGCTGGTCATCCTGCAGGCGAAGAACTCGTCGGGTTACCAGGAGTCTGTGATCGAGAAGCTTCACTTCCATCTGCCGGCTCTGCTGGATATGGGCCGGGAGGAGGAGGATCTGGTTCCGCACACCAATGCCAAACTGCTTGAGCGTACGCGCCGCTTCCTGCACATCCTCGAGGAACTGGCGTCTTCGTTCCCGCAGGTTCACATCAAGGTGATCTATGCGAACAAGTCGGCAGAGACGCCGCACCCCAACGTAAAGGCCAAGGGTGACCGGCTCAGGCGGGAACTTGCGAAGATCACGTCCGATACGCGGGCTGACTTGGAGTACCTCAACGCTGCTGACTTGCGCGAGCGGACTGCCCGTGGAGCAAAAGCCGTCGCACAGCTGGTGTTCACCGAAACGCCGATGAGCACGTCGCTCGGCGAGGGATACGTATGTCTGGCGCGGCTGGATGAGTACTACCGCTTCATCACGTCCGACAACGAGGCGTTGCGCCTGGAGTTGTTCGAGTCAAACGTGCGCGACTACGCGGGATCCACCGCCGTCAACAACGCCATCGGTGAGACCCTGAGGTCCGGTACCGGCGAGGACTTCTGGTGGTTCAACAACGGCGTCACCGTCGTCGCGGACGCCGCCCAGATCGCCGGCAAGAAGATCGTGGTCAGGGAGCCTCAGATCGTCAACGGGCTACAGACCAGCCACGAGATCTACAGCTACTTCCAGAACGGCGGCCAGCACCGCGATCGGTCCCTCCTGGTGAAGATCGTGGTCGCTCCTGAGAGCGGCACGGCTCGCGACCGCATCATCCGGGCGACCAACAGCCAGACCCAACTGCCCGCCGGCGCATTGCGCGCCACAGAGTCCATCCAGAAGGACATCGAGGAGAGCCTCGGCCACGCGGGCGGCTACTACTACGAGCGCCGGGCCAGCTACTACCGCAACCTCGGGTTCCCACTGGACCGGGTCGTCAGCATGGCCCGGCTCGCCCGCGAGTTCACCGCCTTCGTGCTGCGCGAACCGCACACCGCGCTGCGGCACTCCGACGCGCTGCTGCTCGACGACCAGCACTACGCCCAGATCTTCTCGCCGCGGCACGATCTGGACATCTACCGTCTGTGTCTCGATGTGCACACCAGGCTGCGCACGTTTCTCACTCGGTACGCCGAAGACCGTCCCTTGCTGGGGGATTCGCTCGAGAACTGGCTCTACCCGCTGGCGGCCATGTCCGCCTACACCCTCACACGGCTACGGCAGCCGTCGCCGCGGGACCTTCTCAATATCGATCTCGACCATCTCAGCGACGACTTGATGTTCCGCATGACAGGAACTCTGGAACAGAACTTCAAGAGCGTCCTGCGCCGTAACAAGGCCGGCGGCGTGGACCGGATCGCCCGTACGGCCGACTTCACCACCAAGATCCGCCAAGCCGTCGTGTCTCAGAGCCGCTATCACATCGAGGGCTGA
- a CDS encoding IS5 family transposase, producing the protein MSCDCLAHRLGNAADQPDRSRRYGSDLTDSEWAIVRPLLPVPAWLNGKGGRPEGYCYRQLIDAVRYLVAEGVRWASLPADFPKWRAVYRFFRRWRDNDFIKELYGRLRTMLRALAGKKQAPTAAIIDSQSVKADATVGAATRGYDAGKKINGRKRHIAVDTLGLLLTVLVTAASVKDNDAGRDLLEQLRAEHHRIALVWADGGYTGWLVSFAHAVLALTLTVVKRSDDTTGFVVLPRRWVVERSFSHLIRARRLARDYETRIDSAEAMAWWAASIPATRRLARSGRPAPRRLNRSAA; encoded by the coding sequence ATGTCGTGCGATTGCCTCGCACACCGGCTCGGGAATGCCGCCGACCAGCCGGACCGGAGCCGCCGCTACGGCTCCGACCTCACCGACTCGGAGTGGGCGATCGTGCGGCCACTGCTGCCCGTCCCGGCCTGGCTGAACGGCAAGGGAGGCCGCCCGGAGGGCTACTGCTACCGCCAGCTGATCGACGCGGTGCGCTACCTGGTCGCCGAGGGCGTGCGCTGGGCCAGCCTGCCCGCCGACTTCCCCAAATGGCGGGCCGTGTACCGGTTCTTCCGCCGCTGGCGCGACAACGACTTCATCAAGGAGCTCTACGGCCGGCTGCGCACAATGCTGCGCGCCCTGGCCGGGAAGAAGCAGGCGCCCACCGCCGCGATCATCGACTCGCAGTCGGTGAAGGCCGACGCCACCGTCGGCGCGGCCACCCGCGGCTATGACGCCGGGAAGAAGATCAATGGGAGGAAGCGGCACATCGCCGTGGACACCCTGGGCCTGCTGCTGACCGTGCTGGTCACCGCCGCCTCGGTCAAGGACAACGACGCCGGCCGCGACCTCCTCGAACAACTGCGCGCCGAACACCATCGCATCGCCCTGGTCTGGGCCGACGGCGGCTACACCGGCTGGCTGGTCAGCTTCGCCCACGCCGTCCTGGCCCTCACGCTGACCGTCGTCAAGCGCAGCGACGACACCACAGGGTTCGTGGTGCTGCCGCGCCGCTGGGTCGTCGAGCGCAGTTTCTCCCACCTGATCCGGGCCCGGCGCCTCGCCCGGGACTACGAGACCCGCATCGACAGCGCCGAGGCGATGGCCTGGTGGGCCGCGAGCATCCCCGCCACCCGCCGCCTGGCCCGCTCCGGCCGACCGGCACCCCGCCGCCTCAACCGGTCCGCGGCCTGA
- a CDS encoding helix-turn-helix transcriptional regulator — MATTELGAALRHWRDHVPPQAVGLPGGGRRRAAGLRREELSQLAGISADYIIRLEQGRATSPSPQIVEALARALRLTQDERAHLFRLAGLAPPGPGMVPRHITPGVHRMLDRLAGTPVAVFDAAWNQLLANPLYTALMGEWQGDDLNGVWRNFLNPDHRVRQTPESRGALQASLVADLRRAAARYPDDANLKALIAELRRRSAHFETLWESGAVGEHQAARKTIDHPIVGALTLDCDILSVTGSDLRIMVYSAQPGTEDADRLALLNVIGTQSLLG, encoded by the coding sequence ATGGCGACCACAGAACTCGGCGCGGCCCTACGTCACTGGCGCGATCACGTCCCGCCCCAGGCCGTCGGCCTGCCCGGCGGGGGTCGCCGGCGTGCCGCCGGGCTGCGCCGCGAGGAACTGTCCCAGCTGGCCGGCATCTCCGCCGACTACATCATCCGGCTGGAACAGGGACGCGCCACCAGCCCCTCACCCCAGATCGTCGAAGCCCTGGCCCGCGCCCTGCGGCTCACCCAGGACGAACGCGCCCACCTGTTCCGCCTGGCCGGCCTCGCGCCGCCCGGGCCCGGCATGGTCCCGCGGCACATCACCCCCGGCGTCCACCGCATGCTGGACCGCCTGGCCGGCACACCCGTCGCCGTCTTCGACGCCGCCTGGAACCAACTGCTCGCCAACCCCCTCTACACCGCCCTCATGGGCGAATGGCAGGGCGACGACCTCAACGGCGTCTGGCGCAACTTCCTCAACCCCGACCACCGCGTGCGCCAGACGCCCGAATCCAGGGGCGCCCTGCAGGCCTCCCTCGTCGCCGACCTGCGCCGCGCCGCCGCCCGCTACCCCGACGACGCAAACCTCAAGGCCCTCATCGCCGAACTGCGCCGCCGCAGCGCCCACTTCGAGACGCTGTGGGAGTCGGGCGCGGTCGGCGAGCACCAGGCCGCCCGCAAGACCATCGACCACCCCATTGTCGGCGCGCTGACCCTGGACTGCGACATCCTCAGCGTCACCGGCAGCGACCTGCGCATCATGGTCTACTCCGCCCAGCCCGGCACCGAGGACGCCGACCGGCTGGCGCTCCTGAACGTCATCGGGACGCAGTCCCTCCTCGGGTAA
- a CDS encoding NAD(P)-dependent oxidoreductase has protein sequence MTRARFPERPVVGFIGLGDQGLPMATAISEAGFPLHAWARRPTSLDGLAEVPHQRHDTLSELAAACDIVCLCVGTDDDVLQLADQLLEDLRPGAIVVNHGTGLPGNAVRLTELCAKGGVEVLDAPVSGGRPAAQERRLTVMVGGPQAAAERCTPVFRSFSRHVVHLGDAGAGQTAKLFNNALLMMNQAAIAEIVELATRLELDPARLVEVLKLGSAASAALSLLNTMVRPDNVDHLSAVEALDMQLFDQAMRQAGIDYTPVTERGLAGAHGLTQLVHRLSA, from the coding sequence ATGACACGAGCACGATTCCCTGAACGACCCGTCGTGGGGTTCATCGGGCTGGGTGACCAGGGCCTGCCCATGGCCACCGCGATCTCCGAAGCCGGCTTCCCCCTGCACGCCTGGGCCCGGCGCCCCACCTCCCTGGACGGCCTCGCCGAGGTCCCCCACCAGCGGCACGACACGCTCAGTGAGCTGGCCGCCGCCTGCGACATCGTCTGCTTGTGCGTGGGCACCGACGACGACGTCCTGCAGCTTGCCGATCAGCTACTCGAAGACCTTCGTCCCGGCGCCATCGTGGTCAACCATGGCACCGGCCTGCCCGGCAACGCCGTCCGTCTGACCGAGCTGTGCGCGAAGGGCGGCGTCGAGGTGCTGGACGCGCCGGTCAGCGGCGGCCGCCCGGCCGCGCAGGAGCGCCGGCTGACCGTGATGGTCGGCGGCCCGCAAGCGGCGGCCGAACGCTGCACGCCGGTGTTCCGCTCGTTCTCCCGCCATGTGGTGCACCTCGGTGACGCCGGGGCGGGGCAGACGGCGAAGCTGTTCAACAACGCGCTGCTGATGATGAACCAGGCCGCGATCGCCGAGATCGTCGAACTGGCCACCCGGCTGGAGCTGGACCCCGCCCGGCTGGTGGAGGTCCTGAAGCTGGGCAGCGCCGCCAGCGCGGCCCTGTCCCTGCTGAACACCATGGTGCGGCCCGACAACGTCGACCACCTCTCCGCCGTCGAAGCCCTCGACATGCAGCTGTTCGACCAGGCCATGCGCCAGGCCGGAATCGACTACACCCCGGTCACCGAGCGCGGCCTGGCCGGCGCACACGGGCTCACCCAGCTCGTGCACCGCCTGAGTGCCTGA
- a CDS encoding nuclear transport factor 2 family protein: protein MSADDVTQLVLRERQSRDRGWYPEMAACFADDSVVQMSWFTGSGADFVRQTRAMAGRGDYAVHRLSPPAVRIDGDRALAELPLIIEWRIDVDGTEADLASACRSQYRAQRGTDGQWRIARITSIYEKDTLVPVLPGARLTVDPDELARYRPSYRFLAWYLNRKGYTVGDHHLGDDRPEAVAAQYRAEHAWLRQDPTPAASATL, encoded by the coding sequence ATGTCGGCCGATGACGTGACGCAGCTGGTGCTGCGCGAACGCCAGAGCCGGGACCGCGGCTGGTACCCCGAGATGGCGGCCTGCTTCGCCGACGACTCCGTGGTCCAGATGAGCTGGTTCACCGGCAGCGGCGCCGACTTCGTCCGCCAGACCCGCGCTATGGCCGGGCGCGGCGACTACGCCGTGCACCGGCTCAGTCCACCCGCCGTCCGCATCGACGGCGACCGGGCCCTGGCCGAACTGCCGCTGATCATCGAGTGGCGCATCGACGTCGACGGCACGGAGGCGGATCTGGCCTCCGCCTGCCGCTCGCAGTACCGAGCCCAGCGCGGCACCGACGGCCAGTGGCGCATCGCCCGGATCACCTCGATCTACGAGAAGGACACCCTCGTCCCGGTTCTGCCGGGCGCCCGGCTCACCGTCGACCCGGACGAGCTGGCCCGCTACAGGCCCTCCTACCGATTCCTGGCCTGGTACCTGAACCGCAAGGGCTACACCGTCGGCGACCACCACCTCGGCGACGACCGGCCCGAGGCCGTCGCGGCCCAGTACCGCGCCGAACACGCCTGGCTCCGCCAGGACCCCACCCCGGCCGCTTCGGCCACCCTCTGA
- a CDS encoding SDR family NAD(P)-dependent oxidoreductase has product MSKLALVTGATSGIGKAFAERLAADGYDLIIVGRNKDRLEEFATAHPEVTVRTVAADLSTDIGVDTVADICATEPLTMLVNNAGVAHYMPLAQLPADKARELVHVKVVAPTMLTRAAVAGMQERGEGKIINVAGMIAFSGPADKSVMPRRAVYAGSLAHLVAMSQTLSAELEDTGVQVQVLCPGVVATEFHTRQGLDMSVVPRMSAEDVVTAGLRGLELGEVVCAPGVEDAGLLDAVFQADLAAFGGQSPALASRYRAN; this is encoded by the coding sequence ATGAGCAAGCTCGCCCTCGTCACCGGCGCCACCTCCGGCATCGGCAAGGCCTTCGCCGAACGCCTCGCCGCCGACGGCTACGACCTGATCATCGTCGGCCGCAACAAGGACCGCCTGGAGGAGTTCGCCACCGCCCACCCCGAGGTCACCGTCCGCACCGTCGCCGCGGACCTGTCCACCGACATCGGCGTCGACACCGTCGCCGACATCTGCGCCACCGAGCCGCTGACCATGCTCGTCAACAACGCCGGAGTCGCCCACTACATGCCGCTGGCCCAGCTGCCCGCCGACAAGGCCCGCGAACTCGTCCACGTCAAGGTCGTCGCACCGACCATGCTCACCCGCGCCGCCGTCGCCGGCATGCAGGAACGCGGCGAAGGGAAGATCATCAACGTGGCCGGGATGATCGCCTTCAGCGGCCCCGCCGACAAGTCCGTCATGCCCCGCCGCGCCGTCTACGCCGGCAGCCTGGCCCACCTCGTCGCCATGTCGCAGACCCTCAGCGCCGAGCTGGAGGACACCGGCGTCCAGGTCCAGGTGCTGTGCCCGGGCGTGGTAGCCACCGAGTTCCACACCCGCCAGGGCCTCGACATGAGCGTCGTGCCCCGCATGAGCGCCGAGGACGTCGTCACCGCCGGCCTGCGCGGCCTCGAACTCGGCGAGGTCGTCTGCGCCCCCGGCGTCGAGGACGCCGGCCTGCTCGACGCCGTCTTCCAGGCCGACCTCGCCGCGTTCGGCGGACAGAGCCCCGCTCTCGCCTCCCGCTACCGGGCCAACTGA